CGCATGTATCTGGAAGGTGCTGGAATATTTTATGGATTGGAGGTGACAATTGATCAGCAAAATGGTGCCATCCGTCTCTCTCCGGGGGCGGCAGTAACATCCGACGGTAAGCTGTTTTCGCTGGAGAAAGAGATCATATTTAGAAGTGTTAGTGATGTGCAGATCCCACTGCTCACCAAGACGCCTACAGTAGGTTTGTTGAGTACAGGAGAGGAGAATCATAATAAACTGGTGTATCGTATCACAGGTGTCGACCCTGATAATCCGAACGGGACACCTGATGCCAGGACGTATCTCATTTTCCTGGTCATGACAGAAAAGACTGCCAGCGAGGATAGTTGCCTGTATGGTCAGGACGTAAGTGAAACCTCTCAGACAAATACGGTGCAGGCAGTCCTGGTTGACAAAAATGATATTGATCCCAATGAGCTGAAGAAGTGGATGATCAGTGTTAGCAGTAACACACTGGGGGACGACCCGTTTATTAACCGGTTTGGCTATACGGAAGAAAATAATAAACCGCTTATATCATTTGCTGGTTTCACTGATTGGGGGAAGGTTAGTGATGGCTTTGAGGCTGTATGTAAAGCAGCGGAGCCGCTGATCGCAACGTCTTTTAAGATGATGTACGATCAGGTGAAGGATAAGCTGGGATTAGACCCTGTTAATCCATTCACTGGTGTTGGCAATGTGCTGGAGACATTGAGAGCGTACGTAGAGAACGGCGGTGGCATATTGTACCCCTGGTTGTATGATTACTACAGGGACCTGATCGCCGCTTATCAGGAGCTGGTATCGACAGACCTGTTTAGTTATTTATCTTATCTGCCTGCAAAAGACCGCTTCGAACAATATATTTCTTTGGGTAGTATACGGGGAGAACAGGGTGTGAAATATCGCATTGGATTGTACCGTCCACCATTTGCGGATCTAAGCGTGAATGCACTTCAGAAGCCTAAACAGCTGATTGAACGGCTAGTGTACCTCGTGGATACAGCACATACCCGTTTTCAGGATGCCACTGGCTTCCCGCCCACGACTGTTGGTTTTACGCCTGATGCTGGTATCAACAGAGAGTTGTCTAAACGGGCGATACCCTTCTATTATAAAGATCCGGCAACACTGGCAGAAAGCTGGAGTGCTGAACTGACCCGCAGCGGACGTCATAGTACGATACCAGGTATTAAGGATGACCGGGACCGCAGCTACCTGCTGGCTAATATGGACGGATATGAGTTCTTCAGAATAAAAGGGCATACCGGCGCACTCATTGATCCGACGATGGACGCGATCGAAGCACAACGCCGCGAGCTACATCTCCCTTTTGATATTAAGGTGTTGTACCTGGGAGCAAAGGATGATATGACACAACTGATAAAGGAGCGTTCAGCTACTTTCAGCGACCTGACAGTCATATTGGAGAAGATCGTTAATGATATCCGCTGTGCACGTACCTGCTCTGATGAGTTCGAGATACGCATCTTCAGGAGGAAATTCGACCGGAATGATATCGGGTCCATGTTTGAAGCGCTGGTATTGTTGTTTGATGGTACGAAAGACCTTGATGAAAAGCTGCGTGAACTTTGTGACAGCGATAATTTTTGTTTTGATGAAGATAAGACCTGCTGCCGCTCTCACTTAACATCACTGTATGCGGTATATGTGGAGTATGTGCGCCGCAAGGAAGAACTGGCAGGTAACCTGTTGTTTCATTTGTTCGCAGAAAAACATCCGGGTATAGAACACAATGGTGGCGTGCCTAAGGGAGGTACACTGATTCTTGTATGTGGGAAAACTGATCCGGCGTTCCTTTCTGAAGAGAAAAAGTCCAGCCTCGTTAAACTCATGCTGAGTGATCAGGCGGCCGGCATCAGTATGGTGGAGGAACTGGGTAATTACCAGGTACTGGCCGATTTCTGCCTTCCTTATACCTGCTGCTCTGACAGGCCTTCTATTAACCTGGTACTACAGGAAGCGCCACCGGTAGCATTATTCTCTATTGAAGAACAGACACATCTGCCGGAAGGACAGGGTACAGCTGTTGTGCTAAAAAATGAGTCGCTGCGTGCAGACACCTATCGCTGGACGCTGAAAGACTATGAAGGCACCGTATTAAAAGAAACGGATACCTCCGATATCAATGAGCCGGGTAAGTTTGAATTACTGGTAGAGGATGGAGTAGTCTTCACCATTACACTCACTGCTTCACGGGAAGGTATGAGTAGTAAATATGCTATCGAGATGACGATCTGTCCGCAGGGAAAGGTACAGGTGACCAGTAATGGCAAGCCAGTCGTTGACTGGGATGTTAGTCAGCAGTCAGAACTGGGTATAGAAGCGTTCCCTTATGGTGGTAGTTTCGCAATGGTATTAAAACAGAATGATAATGAGCAGGAGCTTGATCCGACGGAATATGATATTAACTGGAAGGAAGATAAAGAACATCTGACGCTGGCCATCAAGCAGCCGCAGACAGGTTTATATCAGTTGCGGTATACATTTGAAGATATAGAAGATTGTGAGAAGGGATTAGCGATCCTGGATATACACACCAGGGTGTCTACAGCGCCACAGCCTGTTCCGGTGAACAGGGATGTTAGTCCGTCGCCCGCCACCGGGCATGGTGCAGCTGGCAGCACAATAGATGCAGCTGTATTCAATAAGCGTATTCTGAGTTACCGTAGTGGTGTGAATGCGATGTCTAAAGAAGATGATAGCCTGCTGGCAGATAGTCGCTGGGCAGATACAAAAGCTTTCCTGCTGGCCGGTGGAGCACCAGAGGACCTGCATACAGCTTACGAGAAGCTGCAGGCCACTTTACAAACAGGGTTTACTAAACTGAAGGTAGCACAGAAAACGCAGGTCATAAAGCTGCTGATCTATGCAACTGCGTACTACATAGACAGGCTCGTCGTAGCTTCACCCGATAAAGTGCCGGCCATTGCAAAGAAGCTGATCAAGGCTGCGGGCGAATCAGTCGGCGCACAGAAGGACGGTGCGCAGCAATGGGCACAAATATGGACTGATGCGGGTATCATCACACAGGAGAATGAAAAAACAGTGGCAGCATATAAAGGGTTGATTGCCTGATGGAACAACAACATGCTATAAGAAAACTGGTGGTGGAGGTGCAATTGCCTTCCAGGGAGGAGGCTTTTTCTCTTCAGGGGGCGTTGAGCACGCGCTGCAATACTGAGCTGGTGCCGATGCTGGCGGAGCTGCTGGACGGTTGGGCTGATCCAGATACGTTGTTACAGATAGATAAGCTGGAAATTGATCTGGGTAGTTGCAGCATACAGGCATTACGTGAAGATCTGCCGGAACTGGTGATCACCTATCTGCGTAAACATTTCCAGGGCATGCTGACAACCGGTTCACCCGGGCTGCAATTACAAAGGCGTCCGCTGGTACAGGGACACTTTGACAGCTGGTTGCATTTTATGGAGCACGGCGTATTGCCATCTTCCGCCGTGAAGTGGGAACAGGAGGAATGGGAAGCGGGTATATTGACGGCACTGGCCACGGAAACACCGGCTTTGCGCAGATGTCAGCAGTTGTTTGTGGATCATTCATATGCTGTCAGACGACTGGTCATACAGTTCTCCCGGGGCTTCATTTATAACTGGATATTAGCCTGTAGCGCGGGTGCACACCGGCAGTCGCTGGTACTGATGGAAGAATGGGAAACATTTGTTTTCAGTACACGGTTTGCCAATGCACTAGAGCAACAATTTAAGTCGATACGATCTATGCCGCCTGTATTGCCGGAGCATACCATTTATGCGGAGCGTGTCATGGAGTGGCTGATCAGAGAAATCGTGGTCACCGGCAAAACGATCAGTCATCCGGCATTGCTGGAGCAGCTGATACGTCTACTGGGTTCCGGAAAAGAACTGCCGGATTATCTTTTTGCGCTCGAAAGGGTGGCTATAGCTGGCGTAAAAATGCCCGTAACAGTCCATGAGGCAGTCGCCGCAGTAGCAGGACGTTATGGTGGGGAACTGTCCGTGCGCAGGCAGCAATTTAGCAGAGGTAACGATGCAGAAAGACAGTTGATGGAACAAGATGGCGGAAAGATGCAGCAGCCATCGGCAGAGAAGAATGCACATACAGAAAGAGGGCCGGCCGACCTGCATCAGCGGCAGGTGAAGAGGAAATCTGCTGCAGATGGAGAAGGAACCGGGATGAAAGATAATAAGCGCTCATCAATACAGCCAGATAACGCATCAGCAGAAGGTACCGCCCCGTTTAAAACACACCCTGAAAAGTCAGACGTTGAGAGAAAGGAGGCTTATGCAGCAACGGATAGTGAAACATTTAGTGATAATAAAGTGCCAGAAAAGGATGATCGGCTACCAGGACATCTTCCCGAAGAAGGTACCGTGTATTATATCAATAATGCAGGCCTGATACTACTGCACCCTTATTTATCGTACTGTTTTGATGCCCTGGGACTAAGAGAAGGCCGCGAATTCAAAGACGCGGCAGCCAGACATAAGGCGGTGCAGCTAGTAGGGTATATGGCTTATGGAGAGGGCGATATTCCTGAATATGATCTTGTACTCCCCAAGTTATTGTGCGGTATTACGCCGGCGGAGCCGATCAAACGGTTTGTTCCGCTGTCGGACGTTGAGAAAGAAGAAGCGGATCAACTACTGACAGCTGTGATTACCCATTGGAATGCATTGGGTAATACTTCTCCAGATGGTTTGCGTGGAAATTTCCTGCTACGGGAAGGAAAACTGGAATGGAAGGAGGAAGAATGGCAATTGTACGTCACACGGCAGGCATATGATATGTTGCTTAACCGTTTGCCATGGGGTTTTAGTGTGGTCGGATTGTCATGGATGCCATGGCTGATAAAGACGGTATGGATCTGAGCTGTAATTATGTTTTAACCCCTTATGCCATATGAGATGTATGATTATTAACACCCCGATCAAGGACAAATGATCAAAGCTACCGATAATAAGAGCACTACTGCAAAAACGCGGCAACAGCCTGCGGGCGGATCCTTTTTCAATAAAGATAAAGGAGCTGACAGCAAGTTTTTGGGTGAAACTACCACATCGGATGAATCCTTTTTCGTTCAACGGAAACTTAGCATTGGAAAACCAGATGACCATTATGAGAAACAGGCTGACCAGGTAGCCGATAAAGTAGTACAGCGAATGAGTCAGCCTGCTCCGGCTCCTGTTGTTCCGAAGGCCACTACCGTGCCAGCTGGTACAGTGCCATCTTCTGCGGCGCAGCATGGAGCAGTACAGCTGAAAGAGGTCGAGAACAAAGAGGAGGATATACAGACCGAAGAGAAAAAAGTGCAACGTAAACCTATATTTGATAGTATGGGTGATCCGCCGGATGATATCCAGAAGAAGGAAGCTGCGAGCGCCGCAACTCCTGATGCGAAGACCAGCGGAAGTAATAACCTGGAGCAGCGTTTGCAACAAACGAAAGGTGGAGGTGCTCCATTGCCTTCTGATACACGGACTGCCATGGAGTCTGCTATTGGAGCCGATTTTAGCGGCGTCAGGGTGCATACAGGTACCGAAGCGGCTGCATTGAGCAGCGAGCTGGAGGCACAGGCCTTCACGCATGGAAATGACATCTACTTCAATCAGAATAAATTTGATGCCACCAGTAGTACTGGCCGGCATTTGCTCGCGCATGAGTTAACGCATACGGTCCAGCAGGGGGCTGCTATTCAAAAGAAGGCAGCGCCTGAAGGCGAAAGAAAGAGCGATGATGCGGAGAAATTGACAACAAGGGACGGGCTGGAGGATGCTGCCGTGCAGAGGAAGACAGATCCTGCCTCCACAGGTGCTGGTAATACGATACAATGTGCTCCTGTTAAGGCGGCAGCAGCTACTCCTTCAGTAGCATCCGGAGAAGTGGTAGATGTTTCCGGCGGTAAATTCAATCCTTCTGCAAAACTGGCGGAGGAGATCAGAGCGTCGAAGCATAAAGGTATAGAGGTGAACATCGGTGGCGGCAAGATAGCAGGTGCAGGTGTCATCAAAGTGAGAGAAAAGGAAGGCGTGTTTGAAAGCCTGAAGAATGCTTACCTCCCGTTGAACATGCCAATGTTCAGTGCTGCAAATCCGGTGCTAGCCGTAAGAGTGGCCAGTGGTGAGGTAAGTGGTTTTGCGACCATCGGCAAGAGTAATGCACCAGAGGCCATTCCGCAATGGTTACGTAAGCATGGAAAGGCATTGGGCTGGCTTACAGGAATTGATGTAGAAAATGTTTTATCCAAGGCGACAAATACCTTCGAAAATGGCACCTTCACTTTTACGCTGAATGGTACAAAAGTGAAGGTAGGTGGATTTGCGACTGCCACAATGGACCTCGGTTTTGTGAATATGAAACCAACGGCTCATGTGGTGGCAGAGATAGATATTAACGGAGTGGCTAACGGTAGTCTGGATATTACATTACTGGAAGATAAAATGTCGGGTGAAGGTGCATTCGCGGTAAGCTTTAAAGGCTTCTCCGGAGAGGTGAATGCGCAGTTCCGGGAAGGTGTGCTGGATGTAAAAGGACAGGTAGGCTATTCAGGCGATAGGCTTAGCGGCTCTATCATGTTGATGATGACGGATAAGAAGACCGCGGATACCTTTGCGGTCACTCAACTTGGAGGCGCGCCGGCAGAAGATGCTGTTATTCCGGAATCAGTGCCCGCTGCGGAAGGCAAAGGTCCCCGAGGGCTGGCTGGCATGGGTACATTGACCTTTAACATGACCGAATGGTTCGCAGGTAGTGTGAATGTGATTGTTGATGGTAAGGGTTGTGTGACGGTAGTGGGTAAGATTGCTCCTCCGAAAGAAATTATTCTGTTCCAGCAGAAAGACTACAGCAAAGAGTTATTCAAACTGGAAGCCCGTGCAGCGTATGGTCTGCCGGTAATTGGTAACGTGTTTGTCTTTGCAAATGTCGCATTGATCGCGATGGCGAAAGTGGGGCCTGCGAAGATCTATAACATAGAAGTGGCGGGTACTTACTCTACCAACCCTGATGTGGCGAAGAGTATTACCATGTCGGGCTCACTCAACATGTCTGCTTATGCAGGGTTGCGCCTGCGGGCAGAAGGTGGTGCAGGAATAGAGCTGGCAGGTCACGATATTAAACTAGGTGTTGGACTAAACGCTGATGCGGGTGTCAAGGGATATGTCGATGCGCGTCCGACCATTGGCTACCGGGATCCTGGTGAGTTCTTCTTTAAAGGACATATGGAGATAGCGGCACAGCCGTTCCTGGGATTGAGCGGAGACCTGTTCGTAGAACTCGATAGTCCATGGTGGTCTCCGTTACCTGATGAGAAATGGACCTGGCCGATCGGTGCACTCGAATATCCTTTACCAGGTGAATTTGGTATCGGTGCAGATATGGAATACGTCCTTGGTTCCGGGAAAGTACCTGAAGTGAGCTTCAGTGAAGCGAAGTTTGATGGTGCCAAATTTATGACCGACCTGGTCGATGATAATGTGCCAAAGAAGGGCGGTGCGGGAGAGAAGGAAAAACCAGGTAAATTCGTAGACGGTGGCGCTGCAAGTGCTGCTCCGGCTGCAGGTACACCACCACCTGCCGCTGCTCCTGGTAAGCCTGCTGCGGGCAAGGCTCCCGGTAAAGGAGGTGCAGGTGGCCCCGGCGGTAAAGGCAAGGGTAAGGATAAAGGTACTGATAAGGCTGATCCGGATCAGATGAAGAACTTCGCTGCTGCTATGCAGAAAGTAAAAGCGCTCGAAGGGCACAAGCCGATGACGCGTGCTGAGCTGACTGCTGCTATTGAAGGTATAAAGAAACAACATAATACTCCGGGTATCACATTCGAACCGAAAGGAGATGTCTGGATGGTGACAGGTGTCATTAAGGGGAAACCTAACAAGCAGTCTGTAAAGGTGAAAGCAGACATGAAAGCAGGTGAGGATAAGGATACGAAAGGTGTCGACAAGGAGAAGGAGAAACAGCTCGATCTGGCAATCACTGATGTGAAGAAAATAGATGCTGATATAGCAGGAGATGGTAAGATGGGTGAAGATGAAGCGAAGGAGGTTGCACATAAAGCGCAGCAGAAGCACAGTAACGTATTCAAGTCTATTAGTGTACTGAATGGTGGTAAAGATGCAAAGCACTGGGAGTATCTGTATGTACAGCGGGCGAAGGATAAGAAGCCTGTCATTACCGGAGCTGATAAAGAAAAACTGAATGCACGGATCGAAAAAATGATGTATGGTACCGTTAAGGTGGCGGATTGTAAGAAGCTATTGGCAACTGCTACAGGAATAGTAGGGGAATCCGTGATCGAGAAGATCTTTGAGATGGAAGAAGAACCGAAGGCATTTCATACACTGCTTAATCAGATTATAACCGAGAGCAAAAAAGAGGGTGGATTAAAGGGCGGTTTCAGGATTGAGAAAGATGTATTTAGTACTTACATAGAATTTATATATACAGGTCTTATCAAGCAAGGCGCTTATGTATCATTCGTAAAGGAATTTTTTATACGCCCTGATAATGGACATAATATAGCTAAAGTTATAAATAAGCAAATGTTCCTGGACCTGCATGTTACCAGG
The DNA window shown above is from Chitinophaga agri and carries:
- a CDS encoding eCIS core domain-containing protein; the encoded protein is MIKATDNKSTTAKTRQQPAGGSFFNKDKGADSKFLGETTTSDESFFVQRKLSIGKPDDHYEKQADQVADKVVQRMSQPAPAPVVPKATTVPAGTVPSSAAQHGAVQLKEVENKEEDIQTEEKKVQRKPIFDSMGDPPDDIQKKEAASAATPDAKTSGSNNLEQRLQQTKGGGAPLPSDTRTAMESAIGADFSGVRVHTGTEAAALSSELEAQAFTHGNDIYFNQNKFDATSSTGRHLLAHELTHTVQQGAAIQKKAAPEGERKSDDAEKLTTRDGLEDAAVQRKTDPASTGAGNTIQCAPVKAAAATPSVASGEVVDVSGGKFNPSAKLAEEIRASKHKGIEVNIGGGKIAGAGVIKVREKEGVFESLKNAYLPLNMPMFSAANPVLAVRVASGEVSGFATIGKSNAPEAIPQWLRKHGKALGWLTGIDVENVLSKATNTFENGTFTFTLNGTKVKVGGFATATMDLGFVNMKPTAHVVAEIDINGVANGSLDITLLEDKMSGEGAFAVSFKGFSGEVNAQFREGVLDVKGQVGYSGDRLSGSIMLMMTDKKTADTFAVTQLGGAPAEDAVIPESVPAAEGKGPRGLAGMGTLTFNMTEWFAGSVNVIVDGKGCVTVVGKIAPPKEIILFQQKDYSKELFKLEARAAYGLPVIGNVFVFANVALIAMAKVGPAKIYNIEVAGTYSTNPDVAKSITMSGSLNMSAYAGLRLRAEGGAGIELAGHDIKLGVGLNADAGVKGYVDARPTIGYRDPGEFFFKGHMEIAAQPFLGLSGDLFVELDSPWWSPLPDEKWTWPIGALEYPLPGEFGIGADMEYVLGSGKVPEVSFSEAKFDGAKFMTDLVDDNVPKKGGAGEKEKPGKFVDGGAASAAPAAGTPPPAAAPGKPAAGKAPGKGGAGGPGGKGKGKDKGTDKADPDQMKNFAAAMQKVKALEGHKPMTRAELTAAIEGIKKQHNTPGITFEPKGDVWMVTGVIKGKPNKQSVKVKADMKAGEDKDTKGVDKEKEKQLDLAITDVKKIDADIAGDGKMGEDEAKEVAHKAQQKHSNVFKSISVLNGGKDAKHWEYLYVQRAKDKKPVITGADKEKLNARIEKMMYGTVKVADCKKLLATATGIVGESVIEKIFEMEEEPKAFHTLLNQIITESKKEGGLKGGFRIEKDVFSTYIEFIYTGLIKQGAYVSFVKEFFIRPDNGHNIAKVINKQMFLDLHVTREIEAAGIKGVGTTMLDMAIKHYKETHKEIRAQWNANRQEYKTNYFGWSDNLAKFIELLPSMSEKEAALLTWTGRQLTRKFKYRVKDVPINIIRGDAAYFQELYNKPWKEKKPDNALNPGHPHNIRTVEVIFEPDPDAK
- a CDS encoding contractile injection system tape measure protein — its product is MEQQHAIRKLVVEVQLPSREEAFSLQGALSTRCNTELVPMLAELLDGWADPDTLLQIDKLEIDLGSCSIQALREDLPELVITYLRKHFQGMLTTGSPGLQLQRRPLVQGHFDSWLHFMEHGVLPSSAVKWEQEEWEAGILTALATETPALRRCQQLFVDHSYAVRRLVIQFSRGFIYNWILACSAGAHRQSLVLMEEWETFVFSTRFANALEQQFKSIRSMPPVLPEHTIYAERVMEWLIREIVVTGKTISHPALLEQLIRLLGSGKELPDYLFALERVAIAGVKMPVTVHEAVAAVAGRYGGELSVRRQQFSRGNDAERQLMEQDGGKMQQPSAEKNAHTERGPADLHQRQVKRKSAADGEGTGMKDNKRSSIQPDNASAEGTAPFKTHPEKSDVERKEAYAATDSETFSDNKVPEKDDRLPGHLPEEGTVYYINNAGLILLHPYLSYCFDALGLREGREFKDAAARHKAVQLVGYMAYGEGDIPEYDLVLPKLLCGITPAEPIKRFVPLSDVEKEEADQLLTAVITHWNALGNTSPDGLRGNFLLREGKLEWKEEEWQLYVTRQAYDMLLNRLPWGFSVVGLSWMPWLIKTVWI